From one Lotus japonicus ecotype B-129 chromosome 3, LjGifu_v1.2 genomic stretch:
- the LOC130743653 gene encoding uncharacterized protein LOC130743653 translates to MDFEFVCKVYPNILECDSATEISQLCPVDQFFNVEFEIRNVHDATHSNTYRRFGYISKENMMQENVESLLSSVGLPNDAFRFVVPKILEGADEINKYLEEGDEDFGLVPSIEELVQEEFKQEGNCAICFEDFHVGVRMPCLHMFHKNCITSWLQVANSCPLCRFHMPMNDEQNS, encoded by the exons ATGGATTTTGAATTCGTTTGCAAGGTATACCCAAACATCTTAGAATGTGACTCTGCCACAGAAATTTCACAGCTGTGCCCCGTTGATCAATTCTTCAATGTTGAGTTTGAGATCAGGAATGTACACGATGCTACCCACTCAAACACTTATCGTCGATTTGGTTACATCTCAAAGGAAAATATGATGCAAGAAAACGTTGAATCTTTGCTTTCTAGTGTGGGGTTGCCAAATGATGCTTTCAGGTTTGTGGTGCCAAAAATCTTGGAAGGTGCTGATGAAATTAACA AATATTTAGAGGAGGGTGATGAAGATTTTGGATTGGTGCCATCAATTGAGGAGTTGGTGCAAGAAGAGTTCAAGCAAGAAGGAAACTGTGCGATTTGTTTTGAGGATTTTCATGTTGGTGTTCGAATGCCTTGTTTACACATGTTTCATAAGAATTGTATCACTAGTTGGTTGCAAGTGGCCAATTCTTGCCCTTTGTGTCGGTTTCATATGCCTATGAATGATGAACAAAATTCGTGA